The stretch of DNA GGGCGTCATCGAGTGAACATGGACGCCGTCGACGCTCATCGCCGACATCTGGTCGACGTAGGTGCCGGGGCTGGTCTCGTAGACCTCCGGCGGTTTGTAGTTGACCTCCTTCGGATTCGGGTGGGCCTCGAGAATCTCGCGATGTTCGTCGTCGAGCGCGAACGCCGGGTGGAGGCCAGACACTGAGCAGACCTCGTAGACGCCGCGTTCGACCGCATCGCGGACGACCTCGCGCGACTCGGCGGGTGTCTTCGTGAACCCGACCGTCTCGACCTCGGCGTCACGTTCGAAGGTGTGTGCGGCGTCCTTGAAGTTACAGAACAGACAGCCCACGTTGCAGGCCGTCGTGACGTTGTTGTTGATATTCGCGGTGAAGGTGACCTCCTCGCCGACCACCTCGGCCCGCCGACGGTCGGCAGCCTCGAGGACCGCCTCCTTCCGCCGGCGGTCGATCCCCTCGACGTCCGTCCCCGTCGTGAGCAACTCGATGGCGTCCTCGACCGTGAGTCGATCGCCAGCACGGGCTTTCTCGAGTGCGTTCTCGAACGACTGCTCGGTCTCGGGGACGTGCTCGAACGTGAGGTCGGCCTCGGTCACCGGTCGCTCCATCGGCGTAACGATGCCCACACAGCGAGAAAAGCGTGATGGATTCCCGAACCTGCTATCGACCGTTACTCGTCGTCGCTCGTTTCGGTAGTCGTCTGGTCCTCGGCTGTTTCTCGGTCGATCGCTTCGTCAGCCGTCTCGAGGGCTGTTTCGTCGCCGTCAGCCGTCTCATCGGCTGTCGTCCCGCTATCATCGCTGTCGTCTTCGGGTGTCTCGTCGGCAGTTTCGTCACCGTCGGATGCCTCACCATCGACCGTCTCGGAATCGCCCCCGTCATCGTCGACTGTCTTGGTGTCGTTCTCGTCGTCGCGGGTCTCGAGGCCGGCATCACCGCCGGCCGCCTCAGCGCCAGCGTCCTCGAGGTCCTCTTCCTCGCCCCCCTCGGAATCGATTTCGACGTCGGTGTGTTCGTCGTCTCCGCCTTCGTTCGACGGCTCGAGGCCGGTTTCGTCGGTCGCCGTCTCTGGGATATCCTCCTCGGTCGACGTCTCGATGTAGGCCTCGTCGTCGAGTGTCTCGACGTCGGCTTCTTCGTCGGTCGTCTCGCCATCGTTGCCGTCGATATCGGTCTCGTCGTGTCTGAGCACGATCCCGGCCTCCTCCGGATCGGAGTCGGTGTCTACGTCCTCGGCGTCGACCTCGAACTCGTCGAGCGAGTCCCGGAGGTCGTCGGCCCGCTCGGTCAGCGAGTTCGCGCCGGAGGCGACTTCTGAGATGGTGGCGGTCTGTTCCTCGACGGCGGCCGCGACGGTTTCGGTCTCGTCTTTGGTGTCTTCGCTGATGGTGGTCGCTTCGTCGACCATGTTGACGACGCGTTCGCTCGCCCGAGCCTGGTCGTCAGTCGCGTCGTTGATCGACTGGATGCTCTCGTTTGCCGTCTCGACCTGTGCTGCGATCTCGTCGATGGCCTCGATCCCTTCGCCGATCACTTCGCTTCCCTCGTCGACGCGCTCGCGCATCTGCTCGATCTCGTCGACCGTCTCGTCGACCGACGACTGGACTTCCGTGATCAGTTCGTCGACCTCCTGGGTCGCGTCGGCCGTCTCCTCGGCGAGTGACTTCACCTCGTCGGCGACGACGGCGAACCCGCTTCCGTCTCCACCGGCCGCAGCCGCCTCGATCGAGGCGTTCAGTGCCAGCAGGTTCGTCTGACCGGCGATGTCGTCGATGAGGTCGACGACGTCGCTGATCTCGCCCATCTCGTCGTCTAACCGCTGGATCTGGTCCGTGATCTCGTCGGCCTGGCGCTCGAGGGCGTTCATCTGGGTGCGGATCGCACTGGCCGCATCCCCTGCAACGTCCGCGCGGTCCGCGGCTTCGCCCGAAACCGCCGCGACGTCGTCGGCGGTCGAGGCGATCTCCTCGACGGTCGCCGAGAGGTCGTTCATCTCGCTGTAGACCTCCTGGAACCGGTCGCTCTGGTTGGCCGTCGCCGTCGCGATCTCCTCGGTCGAGTGGCTCACTTCGTCGCCCGCGCGTTCGATCTCTTGGACGCGGTGGGTGACGTCCGCACTGATCCCGTCGACGTCCTCCGCCAGTTGCTGGATGTCGACGATCGTCCGTTCGAGGTCCTCGAGCATTGCGTTGAACGCCGCTGCAATCTCCGAGAGTGCCTCGTTGTCGACGTCTTCGTCCAGCCGCTGGGTGAAGTCACCCTCGGCAGCCTGGGACATGACGCCGGCAAACTCCGCTGCCTTTCGCTCGAGTCGGTCGGCGAGTTGTTCGGCTTCACGGCGTGCCTCGGCCGCCTCCTCCTGAGCGGTTTCGGCATCTGCCTTGGACTGCTCTAAGTCCTCGATGGACCGCTCGAGGTCGCGGTGCATCGTCTCGAGCGAATCGCCGAGTTTTCCGGGAACGTCCTCCTCGAGGACGGACGAGTCGAACTCCTGTTCCGCGATCGCATCGGCCTGATCTGCCGCCGTCTCGAGGTACGCCTGGATGTCGGCGAACGAGTCTCGAACCTGTCCGACCTCGTCGATTCGATCGTCGTCGGGAATCTCGACGTTCGTCGAGCCGTTCGAGAGGGTGGCCGCGTTGTCGGCGAGGTCGTCGAGCGCGTTGGCCGTCGAGCGCCCAATCGTCGCGCCGACGAACAGCAGACTACCGACCGCGATACCGCCAAGCAAGATCAACGCGACCGCGACGTCGTCGGCGAGTTCGTATACGTCGTCCTGGGGTGCATGCGAGACGAGTATCCAGTTCGTGTGCGGGACGTTGGCCCAGGCGACGACTTCGTCCGTGTCGCTGTAATCGAGTGCGCCGGCGTCGTCCGAGGCGTCTTCTCTGGCCTCGAGCACTTCGCTGTCGACGCCGTCACGGTACTCCGTCAGTACCTGCGTCTCGTCGTGGGTCGCCATGATCTCGCCGGTTTCGATGTGGACGATTTCGGTCTCTGCCCCTTCGATTGGTTCGTCGAACGTATCCGCGAGGTCGGTCGCGGTGACCGTGATCATCACGCCACCGGAGACGTCCTCGTCGTCGACGGTACTTATGAGTGCGACGACCTCTTCGGCGTCGTCGCCGCTGCCGAACTCGAACGTATTCGTAAACGTCGAATCGACGCTCATGTGTCCGTCGTACGTGTACGAGATCCGGTTGCCACCGATCTCGCTATCACTGTGGTACTCCATATCGAACGCCGAGATATCTTTTCCGACGGCGTCGTCGGTCGTACTGTACATAATCTGGTTGGAGTCCATATCGAAGTAGTGGACCCCGTGATACGCGTTGAACTCCCCGTCCTCTTCGTCCAGTCTCGACTGAATCTCTTCGTCGTCGCCCTCGATCAGTTCGTTACTGGCCGAAACCGTCGCCGCTACCTGTTCGTTCGTCTGAATCCAGTCACTGAGTTCGTCCGCCCGGTCGTCCGTCGCGAACGCCATCTCGTTCTGGGCGTTCGCACTGACTTCGCCCGTGATTCCGACGTAGAAAAACAGGGCGGTTGCGACGGTGATGACCAGCGTAATCCCGATAACTAGCCCGAACTTGGCGACGTAGCTCCGCCGAATGCGAGTAGGTAACACCTTCCCCGACCGGAATGTCATTTCTATAAACAGATACCTAGTGCGTGAAAGTGCTTGTGGCCCAACTGGTCGACAACTAGTGTGAACGGTCGTCGTATTTATCGCATTATTTGCCACTTAATCGGCACCGAATCCGATCGAGGGCATCGATCTGTGAACTCGAGTGTCGGCGTCGGCCGAGGCATTCGCCGGCTTGCCGAAAGGATCAATTCCCGACGGAACCGAATAGGGAGTGCTACACACACTCATGGATGGCTTGACTCGTAGCTCGATCCGTCTCAGTCGTGGCGATACGGCTTACGTCGTCGGCATCGTCTCCGGCGCACACTTCCTGTCTCACGTCTATTTACTCGCGTATCCGCCGCTTTTCCCGCTGATCGGTGCCGAGTTCGATCTCACGACGACCCAGCTCGGGTTGCTCGTGACCGCAATCTACCTGCCGACGCTCGTCTTGCAGCTCCCGCTCGGGGAACTCGTCGATCGGATCGGGGCGAAACGCATCCTCGCCGCCGGACTCGTCGTCACCTCGCTCGGAGTCTCACTGTCCGGGCTGGCGACCTCCTACTGGACGTTGCTCGCGCTCGCGTTCGTCTCCGGGATCGGCCAGTCGGTCTTTCACCCCGCCGACTACGCGCTGCTCGAGAGCGTGACGGATTCGACCAATCAGGGATCGGCGTTCGGCCTGCACACGTTCGGCGGCTTCGCCGGTTTCGCCGCCGCACCGATCGTAACGGGAACGATCGGCGTTCGAGTCGGCTGGCAGGCCGCCCTACTCGTGGTCGGTTCGCTCGGCTTCGTCTACGCGGCTATCGTCCTCCTAACGACCGAGTCGGTCTATCGACGACAGATTCGCGACTCGAGCCCGGACGCTGGCGTCGCCGTCTCCGGGGCGGCCGCCGACGTCAAGAAGACGGTCACCGATCTCCTGGGGCTGTTCCGGTCGGAACTGCTCGTCGTCTTCTCGTTTTACCTCGTCTCGATGATGGCCATCGTCGCCTTCCAGTCGTTCACGACCGTGTTCGCGGTCGAATCGCTCGAGTTCGCCGAGTCGACGGCCAACAACGTATTGACCGCCTACCTCGTCGGGACGGCGGTCGGCGTCGTCGCTGGCGGCCCGCTCGCGGACCGCGTCCCGTTCCAGCCCGTCATCGTCGCTTCCTTCACCGTCGCGGCCGTCGGCGTCTGGTTTGCCGTCGGTATGGCATCCGACGCTGGATTCGTCCTCGCAGCGTCGATCTTCGGCGTGGTCGGACTGGCGACCGGTCTGGCGCTTCCCGCTCGGGACAAACTCGCGAACTCGTTTGCCGCTGCGGGATCGACCGGAAAGAGCTTCGGTTTCTTCTTCACCGGGCTCTCGCTCGGTGCGGTGATCAGTCCGGTCCTGATCGGTGCGATCATCGACGCACGCTCCGTTGTCGCCGCCTTGCTCGTCGCCGGCGGTTTCCTCGTCGTCGCGGCATCGATCGTCGTCGCCGTTCGCCTGCTCGAGTTGCCACGGACGAACGCTGGATAGCTCTCGCATACGATCGTCCGAAACTGTAGCGTACGATACACAGCTACGTCACGGAACGCCCCGAGAAGAGAAGTCGTGGCTCCGATTTGATTCGCTCGAACCGTTTTTTCGTTACTCGTCGTTCGCGGTTTCGATATCGGTTTCGTCGTGTCTGAGGACGATGTCGGATTCGTCCGAGGCGGAGTCGTCGTCTACGGTCTCGGCGTCGACCTCGAACTCGTCGAGCGAGTCCCGGAGGTCGTCGGCTCGCTCGGTCAGCGAGTTCGCACCGGAGGCGACTTCGGAGATGGTGGCGGTCTGTTCCTCGACGGCGGCCGCGACGGTCTCGGTCTCGTCTTTGGTGTCTTCGCTGATGGTGGTCGCCTCGTCGACCATGTTGACGACGCGTTCGCTCGCCCGAGCCTGGTCGTCAGTCGCGTCGTTGATCGACTGGATGCTCTCGTTTGCCGTCTCGACCTGTGCTGCGATCTCGTCGATGGCCTCGATCCCTTCGCCGATCACTTCGCTTCCCTCGTCGACGCGCTCGCGCATCTGCTCGATCTCGTCGACCGTCTCGTCGACCGACGCCTGCACTTCCGTGATCAGTTCGTCGACCTCCTGAGTCGCATCACCGGTCTCCTCGGCGAGGGACTTGACCTCGTCCGCGACGACGGCGAAGCCATCACCCTCCTCGCCGGCCGCAGCCGCCTCGATCGAAGCGTTCAGCGCCA from Natronobacterium texcoconense encodes:
- a CDS encoding methyl-accepting chemotaxis protein, which gives rise to MTFRSGKVLPTRIRRSYVAKFGLVIGITLVITVATALFFYVGITGEVSANAQNEMAFATDDRADELSDWIQTNEQVAATVSASNELIEGDDEEIQSRLDEEDGEFNAYHGVHYFDMDSNQIMYSTTDDAVGKDISAFDMEYHSDSEIGGNRISYTYDGHMSVDSTFTNTFEFGSGDDAEEVVALISTVDDEDVSGGVMITVTATDLADTFDEPIEGAETEIVHIETGEIMATHDETQVLTEYRDGVDSEVLEAREDASDDAGALDYSDTDEVVAWANVPHTNWILVSHAPQDDVYELADDVAVALILLGGIAVGSLLFVGATIGRSTANALDDLADNAATLSNGSTNVEIPDDDRIDEVGQVRDSFADIQAYLETAADQADAIAEQEFDSSVLEEDVPGKLGDSLETMHRDLERSIEDLEQSKADAETAQEEAAEARREAEQLADRLERKAAEFAGVMSQAAEGDFTQRLDEDVDNEALSEIAAAFNAMLEDLERTIVDIQQLAEDVDGISADVTHRVQEIERAGDEVSHSTEEIATATANQSDRFQEVYSEMNDLSATVEEIASTADDVAAVSGEAADRADVAGDAASAIRTQMNALERQADEITDQIQRLDDEMGEISDVVDLIDDIAGQTNLLALNASIEAAAAGGDGSGFAVVADEVKSLAEETADATQEVDELITEVQSSVDETVDEIEQMRERVDEGSEVIGEGIEAIDEIAAQVETANESIQSINDATDDQARASERVVNMVDEATTISEDTKDETETVAAAVEEQTATISEVASGANSLTERADDLRDSLDEFEVDAEDVDTDSDPEEAGIVLRHDETDIDGNDGETTDEEADVETLDDEAYIETSTEEDIPETATDETGLEPSNEGGDDEHTDVEIDSEGGEEEDLEDAGAEAAGGDAGLETRDDENDTKTVDDDGGDSETVDGEASDGDETADETPEDDSDDSGTTADETADGDETALETADEAIDRETAEDQTTTETSDDE
- a CDS encoding MFS transporter; protein product: MDGLTRSSIRLSRGDTAYVVGIVSGAHFLSHVYLLAYPPLFPLIGAEFDLTTTQLGLLVTAIYLPTLVLQLPLGELVDRIGAKRILAAGLVVTSLGVSLSGLATSYWTLLALAFVSGIGQSVFHPADYALLESVTDSTNQGSAFGLHTFGGFAGFAAAPIVTGTIGVRVGWQAALLVVGSLGFVYAAIVLLTTESVYRRQIRDSSPDAGVAVSGAAADVKKTVTDLLGLFRSELLVVFSFYLVSMMAIVAFQSFTTVFAVESLEFAESTANNVLTAYLVGTAVGVVAGGPLADRVPFQPVIVASFTVAAVGVWFAVGMASDAGFVLAASIFGVVGLATGLALPARDKLANSFAAAGSTGKSFGFFFTGLSLGAVISPVLIGAIIDARSVVAALLVAGGFLVVAASIVVAVRLLELPRTNAG